In one Candidatus Peribacter riflensis genomic region, the following are encoded:
- a CDS encoding cob(I)alamin adenosyltransferase, with the protein MARPRISTGTGDDGMTGLLKGERVSKSAIRIHAVGSLDELNAILGVIMAETALSDDLRTALERVQRALFSAGADLASVSSGHQPSAASGGLQPASRLSVLFIRELEEWGLTMERSLPKLSRFILPGGSKIAALLHQARAVCRRAERWVVGMNHEGQTFSLRQGYGRQAGFPLMGTPFPQRLRSSVGARETQRFARSFTDSSQSSIPDAVSEGQMVNTNVLVYLNRLSDCLFLAARVANRQEETMEVEV; encoded by the coding sequence ATGGCGCGGCCGCGCATCTCCACTGGCACGGGCGACGATGGAATGACCGGTCTTCTCAAGGGCGAGCGCGTATCTAAATCTGCCATACGTATTCATGCAGTGGGGAGCCTGGATGAGCTCAATGCCATTCTGGGTGTGATTATGGCCGAGACGGCCTTGTCTGATGATCTTCGAACGGCGCTGGAGCGAGTGCAGCGTGCACTTTTCAGTGCAGGGGCGGATCTCGCATCGGTTTCGAGCGGTCACCAGCCTTCGGCCGCCTCTGGTGGACTACAGCCGGCAAGTCGACTCTCTGTTCTGTTCATCCGGGAGCTGGAAGAGTGGGGGCTGACAATGGAGCGTTCACTCCCGAAACTCTCGCGCTTCATCCTGCCCGGAGGATCGAAAATCGCGGCACTCCTGCATCAGGCGCGTGCCGTCTGCCGACGCGCCGAGCGATGGGTGGTGGGAATGAATCATGAGGGACAAACCTTCAGCCTTCGCCAAGGCTACGGCCGACAAGCCGGTTTTCCCCTCATGGGCACCCCTTTCCCTCAACGGTTGCGCTCCAGCGTTGGGGCCCGCGAGACCCAACGCTTCGCGCGCTCATTCACGGATTCTTCACAGTCCTCCATTCCGGATGCGGTTTCGGAGGGTCAAATGGTCAATACGAATGTGCTGGTGTATTTAAACCGTCTGAGCGACTGCCTCTTC
- a CDS encoding Phenylalanyl-tRNA synthetase subunit beta: MKVSLEWLSEFVSWKEKDPRVIANRLTVATGEVEEIEEQGAPLTGCCVGKVLSLKKHPNADRLSLCDVQTDQGTKRVVCGGTNLRTGMRVAFAHVGAQVKWHGEGMVTLQKTKIRGEESEGMICAAEELQLEHLFPTATGHAIVDLGDGTDGVGTSLREYLGLTDAILHVDNHAITHRPDLFSQIGFARECVALGLAVWKKPAKKKALAFPKGALPFESVVEQKKLVPRYCGCTLRISGLGETPAWMKRRLLSAGFRPLNLPIDITNYVTAELGMPLHSFDLKDFRGAVHIRAAREGEKIQTLDSVERVLPAGAVVMSDDAGIFDLMGIMGGLRTSTTEKTREIYLHSPVVDAVAIRNAVIATGHRTDAATIYEKSVPPVRCEEGLMRALELFLTLIPGAQITSKLQSWGTDGAVKPIHFSYKDAEHLLGVAIAEKTAKKILTDLGCTVTRGSVTPPLWRIKDLTGPHDLTEEIGRISGYEHIAPAYPEATVTPPPRESRVSKLRDSLQSQGFMEVVSLSLVGPVLLKKAGMEPSDALPVLNALGEELSVLQTSTLPRLLEHAAQNLLLVGDAVRTFTCAHVFNEREGEWLECGIFMAERRNLPLSETPFLTLKQLVADEIGGSGLSIEIRASEKTPPFGHPGRSADFLIEGKAMGLVCELHPSVCSAFDLPGRAAVALLDLTSLLALPEKPVIFSPIAQYPSIAYDLTVTLDAGHKSADFLAKVRKSSSLLADVSVVDLFEGAKLAKGQYNLTVRCTYRASDRTLTEEEVKKEHEKIGLGVGGRA; the protein is encoded by the coding sequence ATGAAAGTTTCACTCGAATGGCTCTCGGAGTTCGTTTCGTGGAAAGAGAAAGACCCACGGGTCATTGCCAATCGCCTGACCGTGGCGACGGGTGAAGTGGAGGAGATCGAGGAGCAGGGAGCGCCGCTAACGGGGTGTTGTGTGGGGAAAGTCCTCTCTCTGAAAAAACACCCGAATGCCGACCGTCTCTCGCTCTGCGATGTGCAAACCGATCAGGGTACCAAGCGCGTGGTCTGCGGCGGGACGAATTTGCGCACGGGCATGCGCGTGGCGTTCGCGCACGTGGGGGCACAGGTGAAGTGGCATGGTGAGGGGATGGTGACGCTCCAGAAGACCAAGATCCGCGGGGAAGAGAGCGAAGGCATGATCTGTGCTGCAGAGGAATTGCAGCTCGAGCACCTGTTCCCCACGGCGACGGGGCACGCCATCGTGGATCTGGGGGATGGCACTGACGGTGTGGGAACATCACTCCGGGAATACCTCGGTCTCACCGATGCCATCCTGCACGTCGATAACCATGCCATTACACATCGTCCGGATCTGTTCTCGCAAATCGGGTTCGCACGGGAATGCGTGGCATTGGGATTAGCGGTGTGGAAGAAGCCTGCGAAGAAAAAGGCACTCGCGTTCCCCAAAGGGGCGCTTCCCTTCGAGAGTGTTGTGGAACAGAAGAAACTCGTTCCGCGGTACTGCGGATGCACGCTGCGCATTTCCGGCCTCGGCGAGACTCCTGCATGGATGAAGCGACGCCTTCTCTCTGCCGGTTTCCGGCCGCTCAATCTGCCGATCGATATCACTAATTACGTCACTGCAGAACTGGGCATGCCGCTCCACAGTTTCGATCTGAAGGATTTCAGAGGTGCGGTGCACATCCGCGCGGCTAGAGAGGGGGAGAAGATCCAAACGCTCGATTCCGTCGAGCGCGTCCTTCCCGCTGGTGCTGTGGTGATGAGTGATGATGCCGGTATTTTCGATCTCATGGGGATCATGGGAGGCCTGAGAACCTCCACCACCGAAAAGACGCGCGAGATTTACCTGCACAGTCCCGTTGTCGATGCCGTTGCCATCCGCAATGCGGTCATTGCCACCGGGCATCGCACGGATGCGGCGACCATCTACGAAAAAAGCGTTCCGCCCGTTCGTTGCGAAGAGGGATTGATGCGGGCCCTGGAACTCTTCCTCACCCTTATTCCCGGTGCGCAGATCACCTCGAAGCTGCAATCATGGGGGACGGACGGTGCGGTGAAGCCCATTCATTTCTCCTACAAAGATGCGGAGCACCTGCTCGGCGTGGCAATCGCAGAGAAGACCGCGAAGAAGATCCTCACCGATCTGGGGTGCACGGTGACGCGCGGGTCGGTCACGCCGCCGCTCTGGCGGATCAAGGACCTCACGGGTCCGCATGATCTCACCGAAGAGATCGGCCGCATTTCCGGATACGAGCACATCGCTCCTGCCTATCCCGAAGCAACTGTGACGCCGCCTCCCCGCGAATCGCGTGTTTCAAAGCTTCGTGACAGCCTGCAGTCGCAGGGGTTCATGGAGGTCGTTTCGCTCTCGCTCGTCGGCCCGGTCTTACTCAAGAAGGCCGGTATGGAGCCCTCCGATGCCCTTCCCGTGCTCAATGCCCTCGGAGAGGAATTGAGCGTGCTCCAGACATCCACCCTGCCGCGTTTACTCGAGCATGCCGCACAGAATCTTCTGCTCGTGGGGGACGCCGTGCGCACATTCACGTGCGCCCATGTGTTCAATGAACGCGAAGGGGAATGGCTGGAGTGCGGCATCTTTATGGCTGAGCGCCGGAACCTGCCGCTTTCTGAGACACCGTTTTTGACGCTCAAACAACTCGTTGCAGACGAGATCGGGGGCAGCGGACTTTCCATCGAGATACGCGCGTCTGAGAAAACACCTCCCTTCGGGCACCCGGGGCGCAGCGCAGACTTTCTCATTGAAGGCAAAGCGATGGGCCTCGTCTGCGAATTACATCCGTCCGTCTGTTCGGCATTCGATCTGCCGGGACGCGCGGCCGTGGCGCTGCTCGATCTCACCAGTCTGCTCGCTCTGCCCGAGAAACCCGTGATCTTCTCGCCGATCGCGCAGTATCCATCCATCGCGTATGACCTGACGGTCACGCTGGATGCCGGGCACAAGAGTGCGGATTTCCTCGCAAAGGTGCGCAAGAGCTCCTCTCTGCTGGCCGATGTTTCCGTTGTGGATCTCTTTGAGGGGGCCAAGCTGGCGAAAGGCCAGTACAACCTGACGGTGCGCTGCACGTACCGTGCTTCTGACCGCACGCTTACGGAGGAGGAGGTGAAGAAGGAGCACGAGAAGATAGGGTTAGGGGTAGGGGGTAGGGCGTAG
- a CDS encoding adenosine kinase, protein MRKILITGSIAYDVLLGYEGSFADAIDPKSLQHLSLSFFSPRFARHHGGTAANIAWNLKLLGGDPLVVGTVGSDGGPYKALLAERGITVTYIEEQKEHVTATAIIGTDQKECQITFFHPGADAHGTWPDLVDERDDLAYGIVSPRDTRQMTTGMLWCAQQKVPVFFDPGQQVIAFSADELKRLTKMSAGVIVNDYEWSLLKEALKANEKSVLALAPLVIITHGEKGVTLLSKDGTVTLPACKPDCVVDPTGAGDAFRAGLLFGLSRGWDMTTAAKLGAAMGSKVVEQEGTLMDTFDREELWARAERAYGGALPTVQA, encoded by the coding sequence ATGAGAAAAATCCTCATCACTGGCTCCATCGCGTATGACGTCCTTCTCGGCTACGAGGGCTCCTTTGCCGATGCCATCGATCCCAAATCTCTCCAACATCTCTCGCTTTCGTTCTTCTCGCCACGCTTTGCGCGCCATCACGGCGGCACGGCGGCCAATATCGCATGGAATCTTAAGCTGCTCGGCGGTGATCCGTTGGTGGTGGGCACCGTCGGTTCCGACGGAGGACCGTACAAGGCCCTGCTTGCCGAGCGTGGTATCACCGTCACATACATTGAAGAGCAGAAAGAACATGTGACCGCCACGGCCATCATTGGCACAGATCAAAAGGAGTGCCAGATCACGTTCTTTCATCCTGGTGCGGATGCGCATGGCACGTGGCCGGATCTGGTGGACGAGCGTGATGATCTTGCCTACGGCATTGTGAGTCCGCGCGATACGCGGCAGATGACTACGGGGATGCTCTGGTGCGCGCAGCAGAAAGTGCCGGTGTTCTTCGACCCCGGACAGCAGGTGATTGCTTTCAGTGCGGATGAGCTGAAGCGCCTCACAAAAATGAGTGCGGGAGTGATTGTGAATGACTACGAATGGAGTCTGCTCAAAGAGGCGCTGAAGGCGAACGAGAAGTCGGTTCTTGCCCTCGCGCCGCTCGTCATCATCACGCACGGTGAGAAGGGCGTCACGCTGCTTTCAAAAGATGGAACGGTGACGTTACCCGCTTGCAAGCCTGATTGCGTGGTCGATCCCACGGGTGCAGGCGATGCGTTCCGTGCGGGGCTCCTCTTCGGCTTGTCACGGGGATGGGACATGACCACTGCCGCCAAACTGGGTGCGGCCATGGGGTCGAAGGTGGTGGAACAGGAGGGAACGCTGATGGATACGTTTGATAGAGAAGAACTCTGGGCACGGGCAGAGCGGGCATACGGGGGAGCGTTGCCCACCGTTCAGGCGTGA
- a CDS encoding DNA polymerase X, with product MLLHQIAALLEEQGVAFKPAAYRHAAKILEELKRDVSAFKDIEQLEALPGIGESIARKIQEYLQTGRIAALDKLLGAQGGIPPALILVEGLGPKRARQLQMALGIQSVADLIKAAETGKLKGLPGFSATMQAKVLENARRVTERMRRFPREEVKDDVAALLRKIRGVQGIEQCEVAGSFRREKETVGDIDVLVVTQSAKAVSDAIAELPMVRDVVAHGEKKLSFDLQAGIRVDIRFVRRDQWGAALLYFTGDKGHNIMLRKKAIQRGWKLNEYGLFHGEKVIASREEEDIYKALGFTFIHPPERTDTLPEV from the coding sequence ATGCTTCTGCATCAGATCGCCGCCCTGCTCGAGGAGCAGGGGGTGGCCTTCAAGCCCGCGGCGTACCGTCATGCGGCAAAAATCCTCGAAGAACTGAAGCGCGATGTCTCCGCGTTCAAAGATATCGAGCAACTGGAGGCACTCCCCGGGATCGGCGAGAGCATCGCCAGGAAGATTCAGGAGTACCTGCAGACCGGCCGCATCGCCGCGCTCGATAAGCTCCTCGGTGCGCAGGGCGGTATCCCTCCTGCGCTCATTTTAGTGGAGGGGCTTGGACCCAAGCGCGCCCGACAACTTCAGATGGCATTGGGCATCCAGTCGGTTGCCGATCTGATCAAGGCTGCCGAAACGGGAAAGCTGAAGGGTCTTCCCGGTTTTTCCGCAACCATGCAGGCGAAGGTACTCGAGAACGCCAGGCGTGTGACAGAACGCATGCGCCGCTTTCCGCGTGAGGAGGTGAAAGACGATGTGGCCGCGCTCCTCAGGAAAATCCGGGGTGTACAAGGCATCGAACAGTGCGAGGTGGCCGGTTCTTTTCGTCGCGAGAAGGAGACTGTGGGCGATATTGACGTGCTGGTCGTCACACAGTCAGCGAAGGCCGTGAGTGATGCCATCGCAGAGCTCCCGATGGTCCGGGATGTTGTGGCGCACGGTGAAAAGAAGCTCTCGTTCGATCTTCAGGCCGGCATCCGAGTCGATATCCGCTTCGTCCGGCGCGATCAGTGGGGAGCCGCCCTGCTGTACTTCACGGGGGATAAAGGACACAACATCATGCTCCGAAAAAAGGCGATTCAGCGCGGGTGGAAGCTCAATGAGTACGGGCTTTTTCACGGTGAAAAGGTGATTGCCTCACGCGAAGAGGAAGATATCTACAAAGCCTTGGGTTTTACATTCATCCACCCGCCGGAACGGACCGACACGCTGCCCGAAGTCTGA
- a CDS encoding dolichol monophosphate mannose synthase: MREIGKSGISVTGMENKPSSLVPAPEFPNRSFSNSLEEIADINHSYSLHCLLMLSLIIPTYNEAESLPVLLPRIATALTGMPHEIIIVDDDSPDGTWRKAEELQTSFPSLRVIRRRGERGLSSAVVEGFKAARGEILAVMDADGQHDASLLKKLVETVQVRRGVAVASRYIAGGSTGQWNRRRTLLSRVGTKVTTLLCRLSVRDPMSGFFAIDRSLFERIAPQFHPRGFKILFDLLMRLPRGTPVTEIPYTFAPRAVGTSKLSLSVQWDFGCSLLSLFLHRWARVAWVLFLILIIGIGIFLSVRAWHLRLLVLDPQVRDRTRAAMQSLSDTEGWLISDLSLRRVESTRIELIHHPHGRSNVSARCIRVGFEYFAWSPCDAL; the protein is encoded by the coding sequence ATGAGGGAAATAGGGAAGTCGGGAATTAGTGTAACCGGAATGGAAAATAAGCCGAGTTCCCTAGTTCCCGCACCCGAATTCCCTAACCGTTCGTTCTCTAATTCCCTTGAGGAAATCGCTGACATCAATCACTCCTACTCGCTACACTGCCTCCTGATGTTGTCGCTTATTATTCCCACGTACAACGAGGCGGAAAGTCTGCCGGTTCTGCTGCCGCGCATCGCAACGGCGCTCACGGGAATGCCGCATGAGATCATCATTGTCGACGATGATTCACCGGACGGCACCTGGCGCAAGGCGGAGGAATTGCAGACGTCATTTCCGTCACTCCGGGTGATCAGGCGGCGCGGGGAGCGCGGGCTTTCCTCGGCAGTCGTGGAGGGGTTCAAAGCGGCGCGCGGCGAGATTCTTGCCGTGATGGACGCCGACGGGCAGCACGATGCCTCCCTCTTAAAGAAACTCGTCGAGACCGTACAGGTTCGTCGGGGGGTTGCCGTGGCTTCGCGCTACATCGCAGGCGGGAGCACGGGACAGTGGAACCGCCGCCGCACCCTCCTGAGCCGTGTGGGCACGAAGGTGACCACCCTGCTCTGTCGCCTGTCCGTGCGCGATCCCATGAGCGGCTTCTTTGCCATCGATCGTTCGCTCTTCGAGCGGATTGCGCCGCAGTTCCATCCCCGCGGTTTCAAGATCCTGTTCGATCTTCTCATGCGGTTGCCGCGCGGCACCCCCGTCACGGAGATTCCCTACACCTTCGCGCCGCGCGCGGTGGGCACGAGCAAACTTTCGCTCAGCGTGCAGTGGGATTTCGGTTGCTCACTGCTTTCGCTCTTTCTGCATCGGTGGGCGCGTGTCGCTTGGGTGCTCTTTCTTATCCTCATCATCGGAATTGGGATTTTCCTTTCGGTGCGCGCGTGGCATTTGCGACTCCTCGTGCTCGACCCGCAAGTGCGTGATCGAACGAGAGCGGCGATGCAATCGCTCTCCGATACAGAAGGGTGGCTCATTTCAGATCTTTCTCTCCGTCGTGTTGAATCTACGCGTATCGAGCTCATACACCATCCTCACGGACGATCCAATGTATCCGCGCGGTGTATCCGCGTCGGATTCGAATACTTCGCCTGGTCCCCATGCGACGCTTTATAA
- a CDS encoding nucleoside-diphosphate-sugar epimerase: protein MKVLLTGSAGFIGFHTAKVLLARGDEVIGLDNFNPYYDPKLKEDRNAQLIKDKKFTLIRGDICDRKTVAKAMKGCDRVCHLAALAGVRYAFDHPDEYIDINIRGFFNVLEEARLQKIPGFIYASSSSVYGGNTKMPLAETDRTDNQLSLYGMNKKDNELMAHVYHSLYGIPVTGLRFFTVYGPWGRPDMALFEFTDEVLHDRPLDIFGHGKMQRDFTYIDDIVSGVVASLDKNYPEEVFNLGCGKTEELMDYVKGIEQACGKEAKKEFLPMQPGDVVRTEADIAKARKMLGFSPKTQIKDGIPKFVEWYRKYYDL from the coding sequence ATGAAAGTTCTCCTCACTGGCTCCGCCGGCTTCATCGGATTCCACACGGCCAAAGTGCTCCTCGCCCGCGGCGACGAGGTGATCGGGCTGGATAACTTCAATCCGTACTACGACCCCAAGCTCAAAGAGGATCGCAATGCGCAACTGATCAAGGATAAAAAGTTCACCCTCATCCGCGGCGATATCTGCGATCGCAAGACCGTCGCCAAGGCGATGAAGGGCTGTGACCGCGTCTGTCACCTCGCGGCACTCGCAGGCGTGCGCTACGCCTTCGACCATCCGGACGAGTACATCGATATCAACATCCGCGGGTTCTTCAATGTGCTCGAGGAGGCGCGGCTGCAGAAGATTCCCGGCTTCATCTACGCATCATCGAGCTCCGTCTACGGCGGCAATACCAAGATGCCGCTCGCCGAGACCGATCGCACCGATAACCAACTCTCGCTCTACGGCATGAATAAGAAAGATAACGAGCTCATGGCGCACGTGTACCACTCGCTCTACGGCATTCCGGTGACGGGGCTGCGGTTTTTCACTGTCTACGGCCCCTGGGGCCGCCCCGATATGGCGCTCTTCGAGTTCACGGATGAGGTTTTGCACGATCGCCCACTCGATATCTTCGGGCACGGTAAAATGCAGCGCGACTTCACCTACATCGACGATATTGTCTCTGGAGTCGTGGCCTCGCTCGACAAGAACTATCCCGAAGAGGTCTTCAATTTGGGATGCGGTAAGACGGAAGAACTGATGGATTACGTGAAAGGCATCGAACAGGCTTGCGGAAAAGAGGCGAAGAAAGAATTCCTTCCCATGCAACCGGGCGATGTGGTGCGCACGGAGGCGGATATCGCGAAAGCGAGGAAGATGCTGGGCTTCAGCCCCAAGACACAGATCAAAGACGGCATCCCGAAGTTCGTTGAATGGTATCGCAAGTACTACGACCTTTAG
- a CDS encoding adenosylhomocysteinase, which translates to MSHVKDPSLAPQGRMNLEIAERNMAALLTLRERFKKSQIFKGLTIGMALHVTKETGVLVRTLVAGGAKVAITGCNPLSTQDDVAAALAEEGVLVWAYKGESREDYYKFLRAVLEAEPDLTIDDGCDLISLIHKEHPHLLEKVIGACEETTTGVNRLRAMAKDGALKMPVIAVNDNKTKHLFDNYYGTGQSTLDGILRSTNLLFAGKTVVVLGYGSCGKGVALRARALGSKVIVTEVATVPALQAAMDGFQVMPMAQAAPLGDLFITVTGDIHVIRLEHIERMKDGAVLANSGHFDHEIDVAALEKAAKRKRRVRHYLDEYLLKSGKVVYVAGEGRLVNLASAEGHPSEVMSLSFCGQALACEYLVKNRGKMPKEVITLPEAIDQEIAALQLTAMGLTIDTLTPEQVKYLSSWEEGT; encoded by the coding sequence ATGTCGCACGTCAAAGATCCCTCCCTCGCCCCCCAGGGGCGCATGAATCTCGAAATTGCGGAGCGCAACATGGCTGCGCTGCTCACACTGCGCGAACGCTTCAAAAAATCCCAGATCTTCAAAGGTCTTACCATTGGCATGGCGCTCCATGTCACGAAAGAGACAGGCGTGCTCGTCCGCACACTCGTTGCGGGTGGCGCGAAGGTGGCCATTACGGGGTGCAATCCTCTGAGCACGCAGGATGACGTGGCCGCCGCGCTCGCGGAGGAGGGTGTGCTCGTGTGGGCGTACAAAGGTGAGAGCCGTGAGGATTACTACAAATTCCTCAGGGCCGTGCTCGAAGCCGAGCCTGATCTGACCATCGATGACGGTTGTGACCTGATCTCCCTCATCCACAAAGAGCATCCGCACCTCCTCGAAAAGGTTATCGGAGCCTGCGAAGAGACGACGACGGGCGTGAATCGCTTGCGCGCCATGGCGAAGGACGGCGCTCTCAAGATGCCGGTGATCGCCGTGAACGACAACAAGACCAAGCACCTCTTTGACAACTACTACGGCACCGGCCAATCCACATTGGATGGCATTCTGCGCTCCACGAATCTGCTCTTCGCGGGCAAAACTGTGGTGGTGCTCGGCTATGGCAGCTGCGGCAAGGGCGTTGCCCTGCGCGCACGTGCACTGGGATCAAAAGTGATCGTCACCGAAGTGGCGACGGTTCCGGCACTGCAGGCGGCCATGGACGGATTCCAGGTGATGCCCATGGCGCAGGCTGCGCCTCTCGGTGATCTCTTCATCACCGTGACGGGTGACATTCACGTCATTCGTCTGGAGCACATCGAGCGCATGAAAGACGGGGCGGTGCTGGCGAACTCCGGACATTTTGATCACGAAATTGACGTGGCTGCGCTCGAGAAGGCCGCCAAGAGAAAGCGGCGTGTGCGGCACTACCTGGACGAGTACCTGCTCAAATCAGGCAAAGTGGTCTATGTGGCGGGCGAGGGGAGGCTGGTGAACCTGGCTTCGGCCGAGGGTCATCCGAGCGAGGTGATGAGCTTGAGTTTCTGCGGGCAGGCACTGGCGTGCGAGTACCTTGTGAAGAATCGCGGCAAGATGCCCAAAGAGGTGATCACTCTGCCGGAGGCAATCGATCAGGAGATCGCCGCTCTGCAACTGACAGCCATGGGGCTCACCATCGATACGCTTACGCCGGAACAGGTGAAGTACCTCAGCAGTTGGGAGGAAGGAACGTGA
- a CDS encoding UDP-glucose 6-dehydrogenase translates to MKITIVGTGYVGLVSAACFAELGHEVIGVDIDAAKVKKLKSGQSPIYEPGLEELLLRNLQSGRLSFTTQLAEALPECKVLFCAVATPPNEDHTADLRAVFSVCDGVAELIDHDLVFVNKSTVPVGTGHECEKRIAARLTKRKKKLHIPVISNPEFLREGSAVGDTLRPDRIIVGINGDEKARELMEELYQPLVRTERPLVFMSRESAEIVKYASNAFLATKISFVNMLTELCEMTEGSIRDVAKGIGLDERIGPRFLHAGIGYGGSCFPKDVKALLAIGKKLDLSLPIIQATQDVNARQRERFFQKLLNAIPTNASIGIWGLSFKPNTDDMREAPSLDLIPMLLNMSHIVRAFDPVAMENAAKVLPKEVVYVHTPLEAAKDADAVILLTEWDVFRGVDLKELKATMRGRLLFDGRNVYDPEEIREAGFTYQGIGVK, encoded by the coding sequence GTGAAAATCACGATTGTCGGTACCGGCTACGTCGGCCTCGTTTCCGCAGCCTGCTTCGCGGAACTGGGACATGAGGTAATCGGCGTGGATATCGACGCAGCCAAGGTGAAGAAGCTCAAGAGCGGACAAAGCCCCATCTACGAACCGGGGCTCGAAGAGCTGCTCCTCCGCAATCTGCAGAGCGGCCGCCTGTCATTCACCACGCAACTCGCCGAGGCGCTGCCGGAGTGCAAGGTGCTCTTCTGCGCCGTGGCGACGCCACCGAATGAGGACCACACTGCCGATTTGCGCGCCGTCTTCAGCGTCTGCGACGGCGTGGCGGAACTCATCGATCACGATCTGGTTTTCGTCAATAAATCCACGGTCCCCGTGGGAACGGGCCATGAGTGTGAAAAACGCATCGCCGCCCGGCTCACCAAACGGAAGAAGAAGCTCCACATTCCAGTCATTTCGAATCCTGAATTCCTGCGCGAAGGTTCAGCCGTGGGCGACACCCTGCGGCCCGACCGCATTATTGTGGGCATCAACGGCGACGAAAAGGCGCGCGAACTGATGGAGGAGCTCTACCAGCCCCTCGTGCGCACCGAGCGCCCCTTAGTCTTCATGAGCCGCGAGAGCGCCGAGATCGTGAAGTACGCCAGCAACGCTTTCCTCGCAACGAAGATCTCTTTCGTGAACATGCTCACCGAACTCTGCGAAATGACGGAAGGATCCATCCGCGACGTGGCAAAAGGCATCGGTCTGGATGAGCGCATCGGTCCGCGCTTCCTCCATGCGGGCATCGGCTACGGAGGCAGCTGTTTCCCCAAAGATGTGAAGGCCCTGCTCGCCATCGGGAAGAAACTCGACCTCTCGCTTCCCATCATCCAGGCCACACAGGATGTGAATGCCCGCCAGCGTGAACGCTTCTTCCAGAAGCTGCTCAATGCCATCCCCACAAATGCGTCCATCGGCATCTGGGGGCTCTCGTTCAAGCCCAATACCGACGACATGCGCGAGGCCCCGAGCCTGGATCTGATCCCCATGCTCCTCAACATGAGTCACATCGTCCGCGCCTTTGACCCTGTGGCCATGGAGAACGCCGCAAAGGTGCTCCCGAAAGAGGTGGTGTATGTGCATACGCCGCTCGAGGCGGCCAAGGATGCCGACGCCGTCATCCTGCTCACGGAGTGGGATGTGTTCCGCGGAGTCGACCTGAAGGAACTGAAGGCGACCATGCGCGGCCGGCTGCTCTTCGACGGGCGCAACGTCTACGATCCGGAGGAAATCCGCGAAGCCGGGTTCACCTACCAGGGCATCGGAGTGAAGTAA
- a CDS encoding NAD dependent epimerase/dehydratase family: protein MKILVTGSSGTIGTHLCARLLELKQDVVGADWEPNKWQPTVEKLTVRLDLRHEEELKKLPTDFDCVIHLAANARVYELVEHPDRARDNIMSTFNTLEWARKNGIKRFVFASSRETYGNSGAAQYTEDMVRVENCESPYTASKIAGEALVESYRRCYGMETVIVRFSNVYGMYDDSERVVPLFIRQTKKNEPLVVFGKDKSLDFTYIDDAVDGLLLILKNFAKANGQTINLAFGEAHPIMELAELIKKLMGSTSAITAKDSRTGEVTRYTADISKARTILGFDPKVPFAEGVKKSVEWYGRE, encoded by the coding sequence ATGAAGATCCTCGTCACTGGATCCTCCGGCACGATCGGCACGCACCTCTGCGCAAGGCTCCTGGAGTTGAAACAAGACGTGGTTGGGGCAGATTGGGAGCCGAATAAGTGGCAACCAACGGTCGAGAAACTCACCGTGCGCTTGGACCTGCGGCATGAAGAGGAACTGAAGAAGCTTCCCACGGATTTCGACTGTGTGATCCATCTCGCCGCCAACGCGCGCGTCTACGAGCTCGTGGAACACCCCGACCGGGCACGCGATAATATCATGAGCACATTCAATACGCTGGAATGGGCGCGCAAAAACGGAATCAAGCGCTTCGTCTTCGCCTCTTCGCGCGAGACGTACGGTAACAGCGGAGCGGCTCAGTACACCGAAGACATGGTACGGGTCGAGAACTGCGAGAGCCCCTACACCGCAAGCAAGATCGCCGGTGAGGCGCTCGTGGAATCGTACCGGCGCTGCTACGGCATGGAGACGGTGATCGTGCGTTTCTCGAACGTGTACGGCATGTACGACGACTCTGAGCGTGTGGTGCCGCTCTTCATCCGTCAGACCAAGAAGAATGAACCGCTCGTCGTCTTCGGTAAAGATAAGAGCCTGGATTTCACGTACATCGACGATGCGGTGGACGGACTCTTGCTCATCCTGAAAAATTTCGCGAAGGCGAACGGTCAGACCATCAATCTCGCCTTCGGCGAGGCGCACCCCATCATGGAACTGGCGGAACTCATCAAGAAACTCATGGGAAGCACCTCCGCCATCACAGCGAAAGATTCCCGCACGGGCGAAGTGACCCGCTACACGGCGGATATTTCGAAGGCGCGCACGATCCTCGGCTTCGACCCCAAGGTGCCCTTCGCGGAGGGAGTGAAGAAGTCGGTGGAGTGGTATGGACGAGAATGA